The window AAAAGAAGTGAATACATAAAATGAGCTGGGAGACGCTTTGCTTCAGAATTCGGAAAGGAGATATAACGCGCATTGTAGTTGAAAAGAATCACAAAACATCGTCTACAAAGGCTGCTGCGCGGTAACCGCTTTGGACTGCTCCTTCAATCGTAGCAGGTAAGCCAGTATCTGTCCAATCACCTGCAAGGACTAAGTTTTGCCATTCAGTGCGAACGCCTGGGCGATAAGGCTCGACCGAAGGTGAAGCGACAAATGTAGCGTCTTGAGATTTGTAGAAATAGCGATGAAGAATTTTTATGTGTCGAGAGGCGGGGAAAAAACGGTGACATTCGTCGAGTGCAAGTTTCTCCAGGCGTTCGCTCGTCCAGCCTTCAATGGATTCTACCCCGCTAATGACGAAGATGTAAGGAAACCCGTTTTTTGATGGGTGTAAGCTGAAAGCGTTTTTGTTGAAGATCCAATGGATGGGAGAATCTATAAGGCCAACAAAGGGCTGAGGGAAGATTTCTGCATCAAACCAGAGTTGCCATGTGAGGATACTCGACCCAGAAAAGATCGAGCAAATTTGGAAGAGGTCTGATTCCTGTGGGATGAGTTTTTTTAAGCTATGCCAGGGGATCGCGCTGATAATGGCATCGCCTTTCCATTCTTTATCCGTGCCATAACGAACCGACCGTATGCGTCGATCCTCAAATTCAAAGGATTGTGCTGGTTGCCCTTGGATAACCTCTCCGTTACAATAACGAAGAAAGTTTTTTACTGGATTTTCAATGAGCTCTGTGAGGCCCACTCGACTCAGAATAATGCGTGCATCTAGGGATGAAGAACAAAGCGTGCGGTGAATTACTTCAGCAAAGAGGGAGGCTGCGGCAGTCTCGAGCGGGAGGTTTATCGCCGCTAGGCATAAAGGCTCCCAGAGGATTTTAATCGCTTGGGCAGTCTGATTCTCGTTCTGTAGCCATTCGCGAGCATTGAGCTGGATGTCGGGCAAAAGACGCAAGGAAAGCTTGATACAAAGCCTGAGGATGCAGAGGCGATCATACCAATTAAGAAGAGGAAATTTAAATAGTGCAGCAAGCAAAGGGAATGGTGTATATCCCGGCTTGGCTGAAAAGTGCGCATAGCCTTCATGGGTGAAGAAATGAAGCTCAAGAGCCTCTTGTTCGTAGAGATGTTTGCGGACGTTAAGCTCATCTAAAAACTTTAGCGTATGACGGTAACAGCCCATGAGAATATGCTGACCATTGTCAATGGTTTCATTAATGGTCAACTCTTTGAAGCTATGGGCGCGGCCTCCCATGAATTTCCGCGCTTCGAGGAGCGTCACTGTGTGGCCTTGCCGCGCCAGCGTCAGTGCAGCAGCTTGCCCTGCCCATCCAGCGCCGATGATTAAAACTTTTTTAGGGGGATTGAAGCGTGGTTTTTTTTGGAAAGGGGAAAATAGGTTCTTAAAGATGAGATAAAGCTTTTCAATTTTGGATAAGCCAATAGGACGGGCGAAAACGTTGTAATCGTTTCGGATGATTTTTTGGAGTATAGCCCAGTAGATCTCGCGCATGAGTTCTGCCGCAAGCATGTTGTCGTATTCTTCATGAGATAAGTAACGTCGGGCTCTGTTGTAGTAGTGTTCAGCGCGAAGGGCGAAATGGCGGAAGTATTCACGAACTCGTGAATTCCAGACTGAGGTAAGGATATCGCTCTCGGAGATTTGCCATTCAGCGAGTTCTTCCTGAGGCAGATAAATTCGGCCTCGTGCGGCATCTATTTTGACATCACGGAGGATATTGGTCAGCTGAAAAGCCATGCCTAAGGCGACTGCGTATTCTTTAATCAAGGGCGATTTGTAACCAAATATTTCGATACTGACTAAGCCGACAGCTGAGGCTACGCGATAGCAGTATTGAGAGAGGTCATTGAAAGTGGCATATCGCATTTGAGTGAGATCGGTCTCTACGCCTAGAAGGATTTCTTGATACAGATGGGTGGAGATACGATATTGATGTGTGATGAGAGCAAGCTCGCGTCCGAGAGGAGATTTACAAGACTGAGAGGGGATGGCGGCGATTTCGTTTCGCCAATATTCCAACTGCTTGCGTTTTTCCCAAAGGGGGAGTGTTTCGTCGTCCGCAGCATCATCAATAACACGGCAGAAAGCATAGAAAACACTCATCGCTTGTCTTTTGGCCTTGGTAAGGGAGACAAAAGAAAGAGCTAGATTCGATCCGCTGCGACGAGTGATCTGGGTGCTAGTTAATTGTTGAAACTGCATGGTTTCTTGCAGAGAGATTTGAGGGCACGGAAAAGAAGCAGCGGGATGTCAAAGGCTTTGAGTCTAGGACGGTGAAATAGTGTATTGTAGTCGCAGGCGATGATTTTATCCAGGATTCGTCTGCCTCCGTGCCACGTGAGAGCAATTTCGAAGTTGAGCGGCCAGGGAAGCCTAGAAATCAAGCAAAATCCTTCTTGGAACCATTGCTCAGTGCGAGTGACTTGAAATTGGATGAGTGCTTTGTAGGCTGGAAGTGGAGCAGTTTGAGTCAGGATTTGCCGCTCGGAGATGCCGAATCGAGCCAATTCATCAAGCGGTAAATATAAGCGATCTTTGAGGATATCTACCGAAACATCTTGCCAGAAATTGGTGATTTGAAGAGCGGTGCAGATCTTATCGGAGGCTTCGAGATTTTGAGGTGTGGCTTGACGGTGAAGATAGAGAACTAGACGGCCTATAGGATTTGCGCTGCGTGCCGAGTAGTCTAAAACTTCATCAAAATTTGCATATCGGTTTTTGACAACGTCCTGCTTAAAAGCTGAAAGCAAATCGGTGAAAAGTGTGATGGGCAAATCGAATTCTTTGATAGTATGGCGTAAGGCAATAAAGACGGGATGGGATGAGTGGTCCATATTCATCAGCTCGCGTTCCCAATTGTCAAGGGCTTCGAGACGAGCCGATGGAGTGGTAGGTTGATTGAAGTTTGTCGAGAAAGAATTAGGATAGCCTTCATCAGCCATGTCGTCTGCATGACGGGCAAAGGCATAAATGGCATGGACGTGTTTTCTAATTGATTTGGGAACTAGACGACCAACAGGAAAATTTTCGTAGTGCTTCAATGCTAGCTCAGTGCAATAGGCGTAAGCGGAATCTAGATCAGCTGTGAGAGAAGGCATGTCTAGCTTAGAAATTTAATCTTTCTTTTTCGATAACTAACGGCCGATTCATGACCTTGGTGTGAATTGAGCCTATGTATTCTCCGAGTATCCCGATAAAGAAGAGTTGAACCGAGGCTGTAAAGAAGATACCGATTATAAGCGGTGCTATACCGAGCTGGAAAGTTTGCCAAAAGAGAAGTTTAGCGATCAGGTAAGCTAAGGCGATGAAAAAAAAGAGAATCGAGGAGACAAATCCTATCAACGTAGCGAGGCGAAGGGGGATTTTGGAGTGATTTGTGATACCTAGTAACGCCAAGTCATAAAGAGTATAGAAGTTGTTTTTTGAAAATCCACGACGACGAGCCGGCTGGTCGTATTCGATTAAGGCATGCGGGAAGAAACCGATTTCAGAGATTAGTCCTCGGAAATAAGGGTAAGGGTCGTGAATGCGGCGTAGTATTTCAATGACACTTTTATCATAAAGCCCAAAACCCGTGAAATTGTTTACCAGTTCAATTTCAGAGAGACGGTTGAGCAGGCGATAGTAAAAGGTTCGAACAGCATGCATGATCGGCGCGGCATTGCTAGTGGTCTTCACCCCTATCACAATCCGATAACCTTCCTCCCATTTTTTCAGAAAATCAGGGATCAGTCTTGGTGGATCCTGAAAATCACAAACAATGAAGATCACTGCTTCTCCTTGAGCTTGAAGGATGCCGTAGAAAGGAGAACGGATGTGGCCAAAATTTCGAGAATTAAAAATAACTTTTATGCGTCGATCTTCAGCAGCCATTTGGCGCAAAAGCTGTGGCGTCTTATCCCGCGAATCATTATCAATAAAAATGTGTTCATACTCGTATTGCGGCAACGCCTCCATGATTGCTCGCACTTCTTGAGCAATTTCCCGCACATTTCCTTGCTCATTATAACAAGGTGTGACTATGCTTATGAACTTCTTCATAGTTTAGGATCCTGGTGAATGCTGGGAGTGTAGAAGCCTTGCAATAAATTGAAAACAGCCTTCATGATCGGGAAATATTAGGTCGGCGTCTAGGAGATAACTTTTGGGCAACGTCGTCATTATCGCGAAACAGTATGCCCCAGCTGCTTTTGCAGAGCGAATCCCGAGAGGAGCATTTTCGATCACAAGGCACTGCTCTGGAGGAAAACCTAGTCTCTGGATCGCTTTAGCATAAGGCTCGGGATCGGGTTTGGTGTGTGTGACATCGTTTGAGGTCACTATCACGTGAAAATAATCGCGAACCTCTTTCGGGATTTTAGCCAAAACACGCGAGAGAGAGGCACCTGTGACAAGACCGAGTGCGACTGACCGATTGCTCCAGTCTTGTAGCGCTGGAAGTATGGAAGGAAAAAGCTTACTTGCCGAATGATGAACCATAATTTCATCCTTGCGCCTGGCAATCGACTCAGCGTTTTCAAGCGGAATCCCATGCAAGCGGCATAAAGTTTGGGATACGACGAGACGACCGCTACCTTCTAGAAGGTAGTATTCATTTTGTGAAATTTGCACCCCGTGCTCTGCGAAAGCTTGAGCCCAAGCCTTGTGATTATCAGGCATCGTATCAGCTAGCACCCCATCATAGTCTAAGAGAATGCCCTTTATAGAACGGGGGTATGACATAAGGTTGAAAAAGTAGGAAGAGCTAGACGTGTAGCCCAAGCGTCGAGCTCACTGATCAGAGCGTCCTCAACTGGTATTCCTTCAGTAGAACGTTGTTGAGCATTTCGAATTTCGGGTTCACCCGGAAATAGAATCGATGGGTTTTCGCTTTTTATTTCCTGGCACATTCTATCTACAGTTGAAGCAAAATGGGCAAGGCCGATGAATCGATTGGGATCGATCGCTATGATAAGCGATCCAAGGTATCTGTATTGATCTAGATCGCCATACATTTTAGGTATATGTGGACCAAAGGGCATGCCGTTCAGAGGACCGCAGAGTGCATCAATAACAAACGCCAGAGCATAGCCTTTATGCTCTCCGACCGGTTTTAGGGCGACAATTCGATGAGGGTCAGTGGTCTCTTCACCGTTTTCGTCTACTCCCAGACCTAGGGGCACTGGAGTATTCTCTCTACGAGCATTCATGATGCGGTTCCATGGAACAATGCTTGTAGCAAGATCGAGGCAGACAGGCTCAAGAGGTTCAGGACGAGGCAGCGCAATCGAAATCGGATTTGTTCCGAAAAAAGCTTTTTTTCCACCATGAGGAACGACAAAAGAGTCGGAATGTGTGAAGACAATACCGATGAGACCCTTTTTAGCAATGTCTCTGGAATACAAGCCGATGGCGCCGCAATGGGAAGAATGGAAAATCCCGACGACTCCGGCGCCTACTTCGCGAGCCAGATTAACAGCGTGTCGGGAAGCTTCAAAACAGATAACGATCCCATGCCCATGGTCCCCATTGAATCGCCCAGTGGCAGGTCCCGTGCGTTCAAATTGAAACACAGGCCGTGGATTAATAGAGCGTCGTGTCAAGCGATTAAGGTAGTGAGGTAATCGAGCAATTCCATGTGAATCGATTCCCCAGAGGCTTGTCTGAACGAGCGCTTGGGCAATGATTTTAGCGTGGTCTGGCAAAACCTGTGCCGCTACTAGGGCACGCTCGATCCATGCTTGAATTTGAGAATGAGGAAGCCGCACCATGGGATAAAATTACTCTTTTTCTAGGATTGGGATTAGCATATTTGCCCTGAACTCTTCTCTCGGCAGAAAAGGGAAGAGATCTTCAAGTGGAGGTGAAACCAGTCGGCCGTCGGGTAGTTGTTTGAAGGAGACTTTAGGCACAAGAGGCTGCATGTAGGGCATTTTTACTTCACACACCAGTGGGCCCTTTGAATAAAGCCAATCGGGGGCTTCATGAGGTAGTTGCGCTGAAGAGGAAAAGCATAGGTAGGGCAACCCGTAGGCGTCAGCGATTTTTTGAAAATCTGGACAAGTGACTCCTGTATCTGGACTGGAGGCCGCAAATTGGCCTTGGAAAAGCGCATTCTGAGTGTGACGAATGGTGAGATAACCCTTATTATTTAAGATGACCACTTTCACGGGTAAACGATAATGAGCTATCGCCATTAGCTCTTGAAGATTCATTTGAATGCCGCCATCGCCGGTGAGACAAATCACAATTCGTTGCCGATCCGCAAATGAAGCGCCAACTGCTGATCCTATGCCATATCCCATCGAAGCAAGTCCGCTTGACGTAATGATGCGTTGTCGCTTCCGAATTGTGATGGCTTGATAGGTGCCTGTAAAACTTGTGCCCATGTCTGTTACGACGATTGCATCCTCAGGCATGTGCTGAGAAAGCCAATCGCAGAACGTGTAAGAGTTCAGACCATCTTGGGCTAGAGCATACTCCGGCAAATTTGGCGAATATTTTTGAACCCAATTTTTGCAACGCTGCCTCCAATCCTCAATCTGAGCGGGTGGAGGGGGAATGATTTTTTTTAGCTCTCGAATCGCCAGAGCTGCATCGCATTGGATAAGAAGTTGGAAGTGTTCCTTGAATTTGGAGAGTTCACCCGCATCGATATCGATCATCACTTTATAGGCAGCCCTCGCAAATTCTTTAATTTCATATCCAATCTGGGGAATGGAGAGGCGCGTGCCGATTGTTAAAAGAAAATCAGCATTTTGCAGAGCAAAATTAGCAGCACGTTGCCCATAGATACCTGGTCGCCCGACATAGAGAGGGTGGTCGTTGGGGATGATGTCTGCTGCATTCCACGAACTAACTATGGGAATTTGCCATGATTCGACGAGTTCATGTATCGCTGAAACAGAATGCGCGAGACGAACTCCATTACCAACATATAGAAGCGGGCGATTAGCTGAGCTGAAAGGAGCTTGGATTGCTTTAAATTGGGCTTCTATCGAGGGGTCGAGATGATCTGAGTGTAGCTCTTGCGACAAACTCTCTATGTGGAAATCCATGGAGACAGAAGGCATCTGGCGTGCTTGAATATCCATGGGAACATCAATCCACACAGGTCCAGGACGCCCACTCAGAGCGAGGATTAATGCTTGATAAAGGTGACTTTCGATTTCGTTTTCATGACGTATTTGAACAGCATATTTTGTAAAGGATTTTACGATAGGGATGATATCCACCTCTTGAATCCCTCGCTGTCGCAGAGGAGCGCCGGAAATGGTATCCGTTGATTTAACCTGGCCTGAAATAACAAGAAGCGGAATAGAATCCTGCCATGCACCCATCACACCTGTGATCGCGTTTGTGGCGCCTGGACCAAATGTCACCAGACAGACGCCGATCGATTCTCTTACGCGAGCATAAGCTTCGGCAGACATCGCAGAGGCTTGCTCATGATAATTGCAAACGTATTCAAGGTCAGGGTGTTGACGTATAGCCTCTAAAATATGAAGCATCCCGCCCCCTGACACTGTGAAAACATGACGCACTCCCAACTGGGCTATTACGTTTGCGATGAACTCAGAAACTTTCATCAGGCCCGGCTTCTTATCAGCGAGCTGAGAATTTGGCGAGTCTTTGGTTCTTACTTGTTTTTTACAAGAAAGATGACTAGGGCATTTTTATGCACCCAAGATACATTTCACTAATTACTCCTATCCTAATCGTTGGCGTAGTGCTTGCCTTTTCATGCTGGAAAGTCGTGCCCCCAGGGACGCGTGGAATATCAGTCACTTTGGGCAAAGTAGATCCTGTGCCGCGTGCAGAAGGGTTGACCTTTAAAAAACCTTTTATCGAGGATATTATTTTATTCTCTGTGCGACAAGAAACTGTAAATGGCGTAGCAGATTGTTTCAGTTCCGATCTCCAGACAGTTAAAATTTCTTACTCTGTGTTATTCAGAGTGCCACCTGAAAATGTCGTCAGATTGTATCAAAATTATGCGGGGGATATTTTCAAAAGCTTGATCGATCCGCGCGTGCAAAATTCGATTAAACAGATCACCGCCCTATACAAAGCTGAAGATTTAGTTAAAAACCGAGATAAAGTAAAACAAGACGCTCTCTTACTCGTCCGTGAATCCCTCTCAGGCCTGATTGAGGTGGTGGACATTCCGTTGACGAATATCGCCCTGACAGATGAACTTCAACGCGCCATTGAGCTCAAGCAAGTAATGGAACAACAGGCTTTGGCAAAAGAATACGAACTACAAAAAGCCAAGAAAGAAGCTGAAATTACCATCGTTAATGCCAGAGCTGAAGCAGAAGCGGTGAAAATACGTGGAGAAGCACTGGCCAACAGTCCACGTATAATTGACTTGGAAATCGTAAAGCGCTGGGATGGTAAAGCTCCTTCGACGGTGTCCGTCAGCCAAGGGGGTGCCAATGTGATTTTACCATTAAGGTAATTCGAGTTAATAACTCACAACATGCATGTCCGCCTTGGATTATTTGCCATATATCTTAGTGCTTATTTGGGCTTTGTAATCTTGAATGCCTATTGGCCCCAGACAATGGAGCTTCGGATCGCGTGGGGGATTAACCTCGCCGTGATATACGGGACAAGCCTTATACTCAGCGCGATTCTGTTGGCTATTATTTTCCTTTTTCATCGAGCTGATGATGACGACATGGAAGGCGACTTATGATCTATGAGGCTTCTTGGTTAACGGTTTTTATTTTTGGATTATTTGTTGCATTGGTGCTGGGAATCAGCTTTTATCTCGGCTCGAGAGCACGCTCCTCATCAGGCTATTATGCAGCGCACGGACAAGTGCACTGGTTTGTAAATGGAGTCGCTTTTGCAGGGGATTACCTTTCTGCAGCTTCATTTTTAGGGATATGCGGAATGATCGCATTTTTCGGGTATGATGGTTTCCTTTATTCCATCGGATATTTAGCTGGCTGGATTGTTGCACTGTTTGTGATCGCGGAGCCGCTTAAGAAATTAGGCAAATATACCTTAGCAGACGCGTTAGATCAGCGTTTTCATTCTCAGCAAATCAAAATGACGGCAGCCATTAGCACGCTCGTTGTCAGTGTGTTTTATTTGATTCCGCAAATGGTCGGCGCTGGAGCGCTAATCAAGCCCTTGCTAGGTCTTGAACATTGGCAGGGCGTGATTCTTGTCGGCGCAGTCGTCACCACGATAGTTATCACGGCCGGTATGATTTCGACAACTTGGGTGCAATTTATCAAAGGTGCGCTTTTGGTTCTTTTTTGTGCCTTGATGACGTGCGGCATTCTATATCGTGGCCTTGAGACAAGACCTCCAGTAGGACAAGAGCAGCGTGTCACGATCCTACAGCAAGCAGATGGCTCACGTCGCGTTTTAATTAACGGCATTCAACAGGGACACGGTGAAAATCAAGCCGAGCTTCCGCCAGCTGGACGAGTTATCGCTTTGCCCAACCAAATTTCAAAGACAGGCCCACTCAACCCCATCGATTATCTACGATATTTTCAAGATGCTCAAATCGAAGTTTGGAGAATGGAAAAAAATCGCATCGTTGAAAAAACAGCAGAAGTCACAGCCGTGACGACCATTTATCGTCCAGAAATAAAACCTGGCAGTGAATTACTTGTGCCGGGGGGAACACCGACATTCCAAGGCCTCCGCAGTGAGGATTGGCGTGCCAAAATAGACTTTGTTTCACTGATGCTAGCGCTTTTTGCTGGCACAGCATCGCTGCCACATATTCTCATCCGTTATTACACAGTAAAAAACCAAGCAGCAGTAAGAAAAAGCACAGTCGTTGGGATCATTACCATCGGAGCGTTTTACTTACTCACGCTCTATCTCGGCTTAGGCGCTATGTCTTGTGGAGCGTTGGACATGACAAACTCTAATATGGCAGCACCTCTACTCGCCCGCACTTTCGGCGAATTGCCGTTTGCGCTGATATCGGCTATTGCATTTACGACTGTGCTCGGAACGGTATGCGGCTTAATCCTCGCAGCAAGCGGAGCTGTCGTGCACGATTTAATGTCCAATTATTTTAAGCTCCAACTTAGCGATGAAGGAAAAGTGCGTGCGGGAAAGCTTGCTGCTTTGCTTGTTGGAAGCATCAGTATGTTGCTCGGGATCATCTTCGAGCGAATGAATGTGACGTTCCTCGTAGGTTGGGCGTTCAACATCGCTGCTTCAGCCAATCTTCCTGCACTAGTGATGGTTTTATTCTGGAAAAATACTACGAAACAAGGGGTAGCCGCCTCAATTTTTGTAGGACTAATTTTTTCCCTAGCCTGGGTTTTGTGCAGCAAGGAAGCCTATCAGCACGTTTACGGGTGGGATCCGCAGACGGCCCTCGCTCCATTTAGTCAACCGGCAATCGTCAGTATCCCTCTGGCTTGGACGGTATTGATTGTTGTCTCAAAGCTCACCTCAAAAGCAAAACACCCCGCTAGTTCCCCCGCTGCTTAATCATCCTGCTGTCTTGAGCCTCACCGTATTTTGGCCAAGATGGGGTCGTCTTATGCTCACAGTCTTATTTCTAGGCGATGTCGTGGGTGAACCGGGGCGAGAAGTTATCAAAAAGGCCGTCCCCTTTCTCAAATCCAAATACGAAGCAGACTTCGTT of the Candidatus Methylacidiphilales bacterium genome contains:
- a CDS encoding cation acetate symporter, whose amino-acid sequence is MIYEASWLTVFIFGLFVALVLGISFYLGSRARSSSGYYAAHGQVHWFVNGVAFAGDYLSAASFLGICGMIAFFGYDGFLYSIGYLAGWIVALFVIAEPLKKLGKYTLADALDQRFHSQQIKMTAAISTLVVSVFYLIPQMVGAGALIKPLLGLEHWQGVILVGAVVTTIVITAGMISTTWVQFIKGALLVLFCALMTCGILYRGLETRPPVGQEQRVTILQQADGSRRVLINGIQQGHGENQAELPPAGRVIALPNQISKTGPLNPIDYLRYFQDAQIEVWRMEKNRIVEKTAEVTAVTTIYRPEIKPGSELLVPGGTPTFQGLRSEDWRAKIDFVSLMLALFAGTASLPHILIRYYTVKNQAAVRKSTVVGIITIGAFYLLTLYLGLGAMSCGALDMTNSNMAAPLLARTFGELPFALISAIAFTTVLGTVCGLILAASGAVVHDLMSNYFKLQLSDEGKVRAGKLAALLVGSISMLLGIIFERMNVTFLVGWAFNIAASANLPALVMVLFWKNTTKQGVAASIFVGLIFSLAWVLCSKEAYQHVYGWDPQTALAPFSQPAIVSIPLAWTVLIVVSKLTSKAKHPASSPAA
- a CDS encoding thiamine pyrophosphate-binding protein; protein product: MKVSEFIANVIAQLGVRHVFTVSGGGMLHILEAIRQHPDLEYVCNYHEQASAMSAEAYARVRESIGVCLVTFGPGATNAITGVMGAWQDSIPLLVISGQVKSTDTISGAPLRQRGIQEVDIIPIVKSFTKYAVQIRHENEIESHLYQALILALSGRPGPVWIDVPMDIQARQMPSVSMDFHIESLSQELHSDHLDPSIEAQFKAIQAPFSSANRPLLYVGNGVRLAHSVSAIHELVESWQIPIVSSWNAADIIPNDHPLYVGRPGIYGQRAANFALQNADFLLTIGTRLSIPQIGYEIKEFARAAYKVMIDIDAGELSKFKEHFQLLIQCDAALAIRELKKIIPPPPAQIEDWRQRCKNWVQKYSPNLPEYALAQDGLNSYTFCDWLSQHMPEDAIVVTDMGTSFTGTYQAITIRKRQRIITSSGLASMGYGIGSAVGASFADRQRIVICLTGDGGIQMNLQELMAIAHYRLPVKVVILNNKGYLTIRHTQNALFQGQFAASSPDTGVTCPDFQKIADAYGLPYLCFSSSAQLPHEAPDWLYSKGPLVCEVKMPYMQPLVPKVSFKQLPDGRLVSPPLEDLFPFLPREEFRANMLIPILEKE
- a CDS encoding Ldh family oxidoreductase translates to MVRLPHSQIQAWIERALVAAQVLPDHAKIIAQALVQTSLWGIDSHGIARLPHYLNRLTRRSINPRPVFQFERTGPATGRFNGDHGHGIVICFEASRHAVNLAREVGAGVVGIFHSSHCGAIGLYSRDIAKKGLIGIVFTHSDSFVVPHGGKKAFFGTNPISIALPRPEPLEPVCLDLATSIVPWNRIMNARRENTPVPLGLGVDENGEETTDPHRIVALKPVGEHKGYALAFVIDALCGPLNGMPFGPHIPKMYGDLDQYRYLGSLIIAIDPNRFIGLAHFASTVDRMCQEIKSENPSILFPGEPEIRNAQQRSTEGIPVEDALISELDAWATRLALPTFSTLCHTPVL
- a CDS encoding glycosyltransferase family 2 protein → MKKFISIVTPCYNEQGNVREIAQEVRAIMEALPQYEYEHIFIDNDSRDKTPQLLRQMAAEDRRIKVIFNSRNFGHIRSPFYGILQAQGEAVIFIVCDFQDPPRLIPDFLKKWEEGYRIVIGVKTTSNAAPIMHAVRTFYYRLLNRLSEIELVNNFTGFGLYDKSVIEILRRIHDPYPYFRGLISEIGFFPHALIEYDQPARRRGFSKNNFYTLYDLALLGITNHSKIPLRLATLIGFVSSILFFFIALAYLIAKLLFWQTFQLGIAPLIIGIFFTASVQLFFIGILGEYIGSIHTKVMNRPLVIEKERLNF
- the hpnC gene encoding squalene synthase HpnC codes for the protein MPSLTADLDSAYAYCTELALKHYENFPVGRLVPKSIRKHVHAIYAFARHADDMADEGYPNSFSTNFNQPTTPSARLEALDNWERELMNMDHSSHPVFIALRHTIKEFDLPITLFTDLLSAFKQDVVKNRYANFDEVLDYSARSANPIGRLVLYLHRQATPQNLEASDKICTALQITNFWQDVSVDILKDRLYLPLDELARFGISERQILTQTAPLPAYKALIQFQVTRTEQWFQEGFCLISRLPWPLNFEIALTWHGGRRILDKIIACDYNTLFHRPRLKAFDIPLLLFRALKSLCKKPCSFNN
- the hpnE gene encoding hydroxysqualene dehydroxylase HpnE, whose protein sequence is MQFQQLTSTQITRRSGSNLALSFVSLTKAKRQAMSVFYAFCRVIDDAADDETLPLWEKRKQLEYWRNEIAAIPSQSCKSPLGRELALITHQYRISTHLYQEILLGVETDLTQMRYATFNDLSQYCYRVASAVGLVSIEIFGYKSPLIKEYAVALGMAFQLTNILRDVKIDAARGRIYLPQEELAEWQISESDILTSVWNSRVREYFRHFALRAEHYYNRARRYLSHEEYDNMLAAELMREIYWAILQKIIRNDYNVFARPIGLSKIEKLYLIFKNLFSPFQKKPRFNPPKKVLIIGAGWAGQAAALTLARQGHTVTLLEARKFMGGRAHSFKELTINETIDNGQHILMGCYRHTLKFLDELNVRKHLYEQEALELHFFTHEGYAHFSAKPGYTPFPLLAALFKFPLLNWYDRLCILRLCIKLSLRLLPDIQLNAREWLQNENQTAQAIKILWEPLCLAAINLPLETAAASLFAEVIHRTLCSSSLDARIILSRVGLTELIENPVKNFLRYCNGEVIQGQPAQSFEFEDRRIRSVRYGTDKEWKGDAIISAIPWHSLKKLIPQESDLFQICSIFSGSSILTWQLWFDAEIFPQPFVGLIDSPIHWIFNKNAFSLHPSKNGFPYIFVISGVESIEGWTSERLEKLALDECHRFFPASRHIKILHRYFYKSQDATFVASPSVEPYRPGVRTEWQNLVLAGDWTDTGLPATIEGAVQSGYRAAAFVDDVL
- a CDS encoding HAD family phosphatase; this translates as MSYPRSIKGILLDYDGVLADTMPDNHKAWAQAFAEHGVQISQNEYYLLEGSGRLVVSQTLCRLHGIPLENAESIARRKDEIMVHHSASKLFPSILPALQDWSNRSVALGLVTGASLSRVLAKIPKEVRDYFHVIVTSNDVTHTKPDPEPYAKAIQRLGFPPEQCLVIENAPLGIRSAKAAGAYCFAIMTTLPKSYLLDADLIFPDHEGCFQFIARLLHSQHSPGS
- a CDS encoding prohibitin family protein — encoded protein: MHPRYISLITPILIVGVVLAFSCWKVVPPGTRGISVTLGKVDPVPRAEGLTFKKPFIEDIILFSVRQETVNGVADCFSSDLQTVKISYSVLFRVPPENVVRLYQNYAGDIFKSLIDPRVQNSIKQITALYKAEDLVKNRDKVKQDALLLVRESLSGLIEVVDIPLTNIALTDELQRAIELKQVMEQQALAKEYELQKAKKEAEITIVNARAEAEAVKIRGEALANSPRIIDLEIVKRWDGKAPSTVSVSQGGANVILPLR